A single genomic interval of Sebastes umbrosus isolate fSebUmb1 chromosome 9, fSebUmb1.pri, whole genome shotgun sequence harbors:
- the cdx1a gene encoding homeobox protein CDX-1a, producing MYPNSQSSRHPAQTLSLNSQYFPAPYDFTGYPHHVPGVGDSSWSSVYAPREEYPYGFPGSSPSAGQLSFSSPELSGPPVTAAGGAFNYMTGQDPFSSRRRNHEPIRPAVSGLKTRTKDKYRVVYTDQQRLELEKEFQFNRYITMRRKSELSLALGLSERQVKIWFQNRRAKERKITRKKLQNSQQASTTTPTPPALGGPADTHINTSPSSNILSDTISEEY from the exons ATGTACCCCAACTCACAGTCCTCCAGACACCCGGCTCAGACGCTGTCTCTGAACAGTCAGTACTTCCCGGCTCCGTATGACTTCACCGGTTATCCTCATCACGTCCCGGGAGTCGGTGACTCGTCCTGGAGCTCCGTGTACGCTCCCCGGGAGGAGTATCCGTACGGCTTCCCGGGATCGAGCCCCTCCGCCGGGCAGCTCAGCTTCTCCTCCCCGGAGCTCAGCGGTCCTCCGGttactgctgctggaggagcgtTCAACTACATGACCGGTCAGGACCCCTTCAGCTCCAGGAGGAGAAACCATGAACCCATCAGACCGGCCGTCTCAG GATTGAAGACTCGCACTAAGGACAAGTACAGGGTGGTGTACACTGACCAGCAACGCCTGGAGCTGGAGAAGGAGTTTCAGTTCAACCGTTACATCACCATGAGGAGGAAGTCCGAGCTGTCGCTGGCACTGGGCCTCTCCGAGAGACAG GTGAAGATCTGGTTTCAGAACAGACGTGCTAAAGAGAGGAAGATAACCAGGAAGAAGCTGCAGAACTCTCAGCAGGCCTCCACAACAACACCCACCCCACCGGCGCTGGGTGGACCCGCTGACACCCACATCAACACCAGCCCCAGCAGCAACATTTTGTCTGATACGATATCGGAAGAATACTAA